From Carassius auratus strain Wakin unplaced genomic scaffold, ASM336829v1 scaf_tig00217184, whole genome shotgun sequence, one genomic window encodes:
- the LOC113100114 gene encoding T-cell surface antigen CD2-like has translation MSCKYCLLFLLLCGFAALSVAEICKTDLLEGTSCTFELKTRNTDKSNEIKWAHLSSDVVIHWKNGKVRKPIPGLTMKEDGSLTFEKVSLKNTGKYTYTVFNDQGTQIDAGEKEIKVYAKTPKPTVTFDCKDGIATLTCDLKKHTDLTVSWNKEGEIKEINENKPKLSLTSAQSKENKPYSCSVSNPFSKEKSDSVKVSCTDTGTGTGSKGGSESGKLFGFDLWIMVSILAGGGCLLLLLICVLLICACRSCKKQKQHEQDEEELRLRIFHDEGHNGTARSKHTARGQPAPPIPQEDTSPQTPTQTQPKAQARGRPPPPPEEDDENPPPLPRPRNKQHRRKHEEPYRPME, from the exons ATGAGCTGCAAATACTGTCTCTTATTTTTACTCCTCTGCGGCTTTGCTGCACTGTCTG ttGCAGAGATATGTAAAACAGATCTACTCGAGGGAACGTCCTGCACCTTTGAGCTGAAAACAAGAAACACTGACAAATCTAATGAGATTAAATGGGCCCATCTCTCTAGTGATGTCGTGATTCACTGGAAAAATGGGAAGGTCAGGAAACCCATTCCAGGTCTAACAATGAAAGAAGATGGATCATTAACATTTGAAAAAGTTAGTCTAAAGAACACCGGCAAATATACATACACTGTTTTTAATGATCAAGGTACACAGATCGATGCTGGAGAAAAGGAAATTAAAGTTTATG CAAAGACTCCTAAACCTACTGTGACATTCGACTGCAAAGATGGGATCGCTACACTCACCTGTGACCTTAAAAAGCATACAGATCTGACTGTATCCTGGAATAAAGAAGGcgaaataaaagaaattaatgaaaacaagccaaaacTGTCCTTGACATCTGCTCAATCAAAGGAGAATAAACCGTACTCCTGCAGTGTAAGCAATCCTTTCAGCAAAGAGAAAAGTGACAGCGTTAAAGTATCAT GTACAGATACAGGTACAGGTACAGGTTCCAAAGGTGGCTCAGAATCTGGTAAACTCTTTGGCTTTGATTTATGGATCATGGTGAGCATTTTAGCAGGCGGAGGATGCCTTCTGCTGCTGCTGATATGTGTTCTGCTCATCTGTGCGTGTCGAAGCTGCAAAAAACAAAAGCAGCACGAACAAG ATGAAGAGGAGCTCAGGCTGAGGATTTTTCACGATGAAGGTCATAACGGTACAGCCAGATCCAAACACACTGCTCGGGGGCAACCAGCGCCCCCCATCCCGCAAGAAGACACATCTCCACAAACCCCAACTCAAACTCAGCCCAAAGCCCAGGCCCGCGGTCGACCTCCACCTCCTCCTGAAGAAGATGATGAAAATCCTCCTCCCTTACCTCGGCCGAGGAATAAACAACACCGCAGGAAACACGAAGAACCGTATCGACCAATGGAATGA
- the LOC113100118 gene encoding uncharacterized protein LOC113100118 isoform X1 has product MLLFRRFHFIWILIIWESVSGNGVTKAVNSETTFTLVSGSVVPSTTSIIWKHRDNAGAVVKVIEWDREEGRTHIPNPNFQSHATLDETTGNLNLKYLQLKHSGVYTVDINSKEQRKKFTLTVVEPVSKPYITKECLPGDVPECSLSCVGEAPSEGSVIWKYWDGKKVQEKYPNMRTITVTNSSNPDSHYNCTLRNAVSVETSDPVYLKDLFHADSKTGIVIAVIITSIILIVVAVTTWGLAAHREKLKQSRMQSVKRISFPFLSSHQR; this is encoded by the exons ATGTTGCTCTTCAGACGATTCCATTTTATATGGATCTTGATCATCTGGGAATCTGTTTCAG GAAATGGTGTGACAAAAGCAGTGAACAGTGAAACCACGTTCACTCTAGTGTCTGGATCTGTAGTTCCTAGCACCACCAGCATTATCTGGAAACACAGAGACAATGCTGGAGCTGTTGTGAAGGTCATTGAATGGGATCGGGAGGAGGGCAGAACTCACATTCCCAACCCCAACTTCCAATCCCACGCAACTCTGGATGAAACCACTggaaatctgaatttaaaatatcTGCAGCTCAAACACAGCGGAGTTTATACCGTTGACATAAACAGCAAAgagcaaagaaaaaaattcacCCTAACTGTTGTGG AGCCTGTCAGCAAACCTTATATTACTAAAGAGTGCTTACCGGGAGATGTTCCTGAATGTTCCCTGAGCTGTGTGGGGGAAGCCCCTTCTGAAGGTTCAGTCATTTGGAAATACTGGGATGGAAAGAAGGTTCAGGAAAAGTATCCTAATATGAGGACAATAACAGTGACCAACAGCAGTAACCCAGACAGCCACTACAACTGCACACTGAGAAATGCAGTGAGTGTGGAGACCAGTGATCCAGTGTATTTAAAAGATCTGTTTCATG CAGATTCAAAGACAGGAATTGTCATTGCAGTCATCATAACTTCAATTATTTTGATCGTTGTGGCGGTTACCACTTGGG GTCTTGCTGCTCACCGTGAGAAACTAAAGCAATCCAGG ATGCAAAGCGTCAAGAGGATCTCCTTTCCCTTTTTGTCTAGTCATCAGCGCTAA
- the LOC113100118 gene encoding uncharacterized protein LOC113100118 isoform X2, whose product MLLFRRFHFIWILIIWESVSGNGVTKAVNSETTFTLVSGSVVPSTTSIIWKHRDNAGAVVKVIEWDREEGRTHIPNPNFQSHATLDETTGNLNLKYLQLKHSGVYTVDINSKEQRKKFTLTVVEPVSKPYITKECLPGDVPECSLSCVGEAPSEGSVIWKYWDGKKVQEKYPNMRTITVTNSSNPDSHYNCTLRNAVSVETSDPVYLKDLFHDSKTGIVIAVIITSIILIVVAVTTWGLAAHREKLKQSRMQSVKRISFPFLSSHQR is encoded by the exons ATGTTGCTCTTCAGACGATTCCATTTTATATGGATCTTGATCATCTGGGAATCTGTTTCAG GAAATGGTGTGACAAAAGCAGTGAACAGTGAAACCACGTTCACTCTAGTGTCTGGATCTGTAGTTCCTAGCACCACCAGCATTATCTGGAAACACAGAGACAATGCTGGAGCTGTTGTGAAGGTCATTGAATGGGATCGGGAGGAGGGCAGAACTCACATTCCCAACCCCAACTTCCAATCCCACGCAACTCTGGATGAAACCACTggaaatctgaatttaaaatatcTGCAGCTCAAACACAGCGGAGTTTATACCGTTGACATAAACAGCAAAgagcaaagaaaaaaattcacCCTAACTGTTGTGG AGCCTGTCAGCAAACCTTATATTACTAAAGAGTGCTTACCGGGAGATGTTCCTGAATGTTCCCTGAGCTGTGTGGGGGAAGCCCCTTCTGAAGGTTCAGTCATTTGGAAATACTGGGATGGAAAGAAGGTTCAGGAAAAGTATCCTAATATGAGGACAATAACAGTGACCAACAGCAGTAACCCAGACAGCCACTACAACTGCACACTGAGAAATGCAGTGAGTGTGGAGACCAGTGATCCAGTGTATTTAAAAGATCTGTTTCATG ATTCAAAGACAGGAATTGTCATTGCAGTCATCATAACTTCAATTATTTTGATCGTTGTGGCGGTTACCACTTGGG GTCTTGCTGCTCACCGTGAGAAACTAAAGCAATCCAGG ATGCAAAGCGTCAAGAGGATCTCCTTTCCCTTTTTGTCTAGTCATCAGCGCTAA
- the LOC113100115 gene encoding T-cell surface antigen CD2-like isoform X1, whose product MTLHNRQLPKCKLSVLFSVTEVYFCVVELVVKIFWNIFAVCRRAMSCQHSLLFLFLSGFITAITAAETCKTDLLEGTSCTLQLPTKYTDTSYEIKWVHLSSDAVVHRKGGTMRKTIPGLIMKEDGSLTFESVSLKNSGKYTYTVFNAEGTQLDAGEKEIKVYEKAPSPTLTMNINCKDGNATLTCDFGDRTDLTVSWYKEDNIIQNENNPNLLLTSAQVQENKPYSCSVSNPVSKEQSDRKRASCFIGTTVKGELGSTTKVVPVPRTFFGFDFWVMVSILASSGALLLLLLCVLIICVCRSCSQSKQQDEKEFRLKNLQAPAPTKTDPNTMESSLQLTT is encoded by the exons ATGACCCTGCATAACCGACAGCTCCCTAAATGCAAACTTTCGGTTCTCTTTTCTGTGACGGAAGTTTATTTCTGTGTCGTCGAGCTGGTGGTCAAAATTTTCTGGAATATATTTGCTGTTTGCAGAAGAGCAATGAGCTGCCAACACAGTCTCTTATTTCTATTCCTCTCTGGCTTCATTACTGCAATCACTG CAGCAGAGACATGTAAAACAGATCTACTCGAGGGAACGTCCTGCACCCTTCAGCTGCCAACAAAATACACTGACACATCTTATGAGATCAAATGGGTCCATCTCTCTAGTGATGCTGTGGTTCACAGAAAAGGTGGGACGATGAGGAAAACAATACCAGGTCTAATAATGAAAGAAGATGGATCATTAACATTTGAAAGTGTTAGTCTGAAGAACAGTGGCAAATATACATACACTGTTTTTAATGCTGAAGGTACACAGCTTGATGCTGGAGAAAAGGAAATTAAAGTTTATG AAAAGGCTCCTAGCCCTACTCTGACAATGAACATCAACTGCAAAGATGGGAACGCTACACTCACCTGTGACTTTGGAGACCGTACAGATCTGACTGTATCCTGGTATAAAGAAGACAATATAATCCAGAATGAAAACAACCCAAACCTTCTCTTGACATCTGCTCAAGTACAGGAGAATAAACCGTACTCCTGCAGTGTGAGCAATCCTGTCAGCAAAGAGCAAAGTGACAGGAAAAGAGCAtcat GTTTTATAGGTACCACAGTTAAAGGTGAACTGGGTTCTACAACTAAAGTTGTCCCAGTTCCTCGTACATTCTTTGGCTTTGATTTCTGGGTAATGGTGAGCATTTTAGCAAGTTCAGGAGcccttctgctgctgctgctatgtGTTCTTATCATCTGCGTATGTCGAAGCTGTAGCCAAAGCAAGCAGCAAG ATGAGAAGGAGTTCAGACTGAAGAATCTTCAAGCTCCAGCTCCTACCAAAACAGATCCAAACACAATGGAGTCATCTTTACAACTGACAACTTAA
- the LOC113100115 gene encoding T-cell surface antigen CD2-like isoform X2 — MTLHNRQLPKCKLSVLFSVTEVYFCVVELVVKIFWNIFAVCRRAMSCQHSLLFLFLSGFITAITAETCKTDLLEGTSCTLQLPTKYTDTSYEIKWVHLSSDAVVHRKGGTMRKTIPGLIMKEDGSLTFESVSLKNSGKYTYTVFNAEGTQLDAGEKEIKVYEKAPSPTLTMNINCKDGNATLTCDFGDRTDLTVSWYKEDNIIQNENNPNLLLTSAQVQENKPYSCSVSNPVSKEQSDRKRASCFIGTTVKGELGSTTKVVPVPRTFFGFDFWVMVSILASSGALLLLLLCVLIICVCRSCSQSKQQDEKEFRLKNLQAPAPTKTDPNTMESSLQLTT, encoded by the exons ATGACCCTGCATAACCGACAGCTCCCTAAATGCAAACTTTCGGTTCTCTTTTCTGTGACGGAAGTTTATTTCTGTGTCGTCGAGCTGGTGGTCAAAATTTTCTGGAATATATTTGCTGTTTGCAGAAGAGCAATGAGCTGCCAACACAGTCTCTTATTTCTATTCCTCTCTGGCTTCATTACTGCAATCACTG CAGAGACATGTAAAACAGATCTACTCGAGGGAACGTCCTGCACCCTTCAGCTGCCAACAAAATACACTGACACATCTTATGAGATCAAATGGGTCCATCTCTCTAGTGATGCTGTGGTTCACAGAAAAGGTGGGACGATGAGGAAAACAATACCAGGTCTAATAATGAAAGAAGATGGATCATTAACATTTGAAAGTGTTAGTCTGAAGAACAGTGGCAAATATACATACACTGTTTTTAATGCTGAAGGTACACAGCTTGATGCTGGAGAAAAGGAAATTAAAGTTTATG AAAAGGCTCCTAGCCCTACTCTGACAATGAACATCAACTGCAAAGATGGGAACGCTACACTCACCTGTGACTTTGGAGACCGTACAGATCTGACTGTATCCTGGTATAAAGAAGACAATATAATCCAGAATGAAAACAACCCAAACCTTCTCTTGACATCTGCTCAAGTACAGGAGAATAAACCGTACTCCTGCAGTGTGAGCAATCCTGTCAGCAAAGAGCAAAGTGACAGGAAAAGAGCAtcat GTTTTATAGGTACCACAGTTAAAGGTGAACTGGGTTCTACAACTAAAGTTGTCCCAGTTCCTCGTACATTCTTTGGCTTTGATTTCTGGGTAATGGTGAGCATTTTAGCAAGTTCAGGAGcccttctgctgctgctgctatgtGTTCTTATCATCTGCGTATGTCGAAGCTGTAGCCAAAGCAAGCAGCAAG ATGAGAAGGAGTTCAGACTGAAGAATCTTCAAGCTCCAGCTCCTACCAAAACAGATCCAAACACAATGGAGTCATCTTTACAACTGACAACTTAA